One segment of Clostridium botulinum DNA contains the following:
- the fabZ gene encoding 3-hydroxyacyl-ACP dehydratase FabZ: MLKIEEIKEILPHRYPFLLIDRVTEMDIEEKLFVKGYKNVSANEQFFQGHYPQEPIMPGVLQIEALAQAGAVAILSMEKFKGKTPLFAGTNKVRFKAKVVPGDRLDLYCEIVKLKGPIGIGKGIASVDGKTVCEAEILFAIG, encoded by the coding sequence ATGTTAAAGATAGAAGAAATAAAAGAAATTTTACCTCATAGATATCCATTTTTACTTATAGATAGAGTAACTGAAATGGATATAGAAGAAAAACTATTTGTTAAGGGATATAAGAATGTCTCTGCAAATGAACAATTTTTTCAAGGCCATTATCCACAAGAGCCAATTATGCCAGGAGTTTTACAAATAGAAGCTTTGGCACAAGCAGGAGCTGTGGCTATTTTATCAATGGAAAAGTTTAAAGGAAAAACTCCATTGTTTGCTGGAACTAATAAGGTTAGATTTAAGGCAAAGGTTGTACCAGGAGATAGATTAGATTTGTATTGTGAAATAGTAAAACTTAAGGGGCCAATAGGAATAGGTAAAGGAATAGCTTCAGTTGATGGTAAAACAGTTTGTGAAGCTGAAATACTTTTTGCTATAGGATAG
- a CDS encoding acetyl-CoA carboxylase biotin carboxylase subunit: protein MFKKVLIANRGEIAVRIIRACREMGILTVAVYSEIDKEALHTQLADEAICIGPAIAKDSYLNIANILSACVLSGADAIHPGFGFLSENAKFAKMCKECNIKFIGPDYESIELMGDKARAREIMKKANVPVVPGYEGEIENETHALGIAKKIGYPIMIKAAAGGGGKGIRIARSDEEFLKGYKTAKSESKACFGDDRLYIEKFIEKPRHIEFQILADEYGNVVHLGERECSLQRKNQKVLEEAPSNILNEEIRNTMGEIAKKAAKAVNYKNAGTIEFLFDKDNNFYFMEMNTRIQVEHPITEMITGVDLVKEQLKIASGEKLLLKQEDIKISGHAIECRINAEDPENDFRPCPGEVSELCVPGGMGVRVDSAIYCGYNIPYFYDSMIAKLITFGKTREEAIVKMKRALGEFAVGGVKTNIDFQFSILEMQEFLDGNYDTSFLSEKMVKNNA, encoded by the coding sequence ATGTTTAAAAAGGTACTTATTGCAAATAGAGGAGAAATTGCAGTTAGAATAATTAGAGCTTGTAGAGAAATGGGAATACTTACAGTTGCTGTTTACTCAGAAATTGATAAAGAAGCACTTCATACTCAATTGGCTGATGAAGCGATTTGTATAGGTCCAGCAATAGCTAAAGATAGTTATTTAAATATTGCTAATATTTTAAGTGCATGTGTACTTAGTGGGGCTGATGCAATACATCCTGGATTTGGATTTTTATCTGAAAATGCTAAGTTCGCAAAGATGTGTAAAGAATGTAATATAAAATTTATAGGTCCAGATTATGAATCAATCGAACTTATGGGTGATAAGGCAAGAGCTAGAGAAATAATGAAAAAAGCAAATGTTCCTGTTGTACCTGGATATGAAGGGGAAATAGAGAATGAAACACATGCTTTAGGTATTGCTAAAAAAATAGGTTATCCTATAATGATAAAAGCAGCTGCTGGTGGTGGTGGAAAAGGAATAAGAATTGCCAGAAGTGATGAAGAATTTTTAAAGGGATATAAAACTGCTAAATCTGAATCTAAAGCTTGCTTTGGTGATGATAGATTATATATAGAAAAATTTATTGAAAAACCTAGACATATTGAATTTCAAATTTTAGCTGATGAGTATGGAAATGTTGTTCATTTAGGAGAAAGAGAATGCTCTCTTCAAAGAAAGAATCAAAAAGTTTTAGAAGAGGCACCATCTAATATATTAAATGAAGAAATAAGAAATACGATGGGAGAAATAGCTAAGAAAGCAGCCAAGGCTGTTAATTATAAAAATGCAGGAACTATAGAATTTTTATTTGATAAGGATAATAACTTTTACTTTATGGAAATGAACACAAGAATACAAGTAGAGCATCCAATTACAGAAATGATTACAGGTGTTGATTTAGTTAAAGAGCAATTAAAGATAGCATCAGGAGAAAAGTTATTATTAAAACAAGAAGATATAAAGATATCTGGTCATGCAATTGAATGTAGAATTAATGCAGAAGATCCAGAAAATGATTTTAGACCATGTCCTGGAGAAGTATCAGAGTTATGTGTTCCAGGTGGAATGGGAGTTAGAGTAGACTCGGCTATATATTGTGGATATAATATACCTTATTTTTATGATTCTATGATTGCAAAGCTTATAACTTTTGGAAAAACTAGAGAAGAAGCTATTGTAAAAATGAAAAGAGCCTTAGGTGAATTTGCAGTAGGTGGAGTAAAAACTAATATTGATTTTCAATTTTCTATACTTGAAATGCAAGAGTTTTTAGATGGAAATTATGACACGTCATTTTTATCAGAAAAGATGGTGAAGAATAATGCTTAA
- the accD gene encoding acetyl-CoA carboxylase, carboxyltransferase subunit beta, with product MLKDLFKKSKYATVNPSAYKSKVVEEKPNIPSGMWTKCSNCNSMIYYEDLENNKYVCTKCNQHFRISPKERIKQIFDKDTFKEMWKSLKTNNPIDFEDYEEKINKSQSNTGSKEAVVTGVGRINDLEVACAIMDSFFMMGSMGTVVGEKITRIVEYATENNLPILIFTASGGARMQEGIFSLMQMAKISAALARHDEKGLLYITILTDPTTGGVTASFAMEGDIILSEPNTLVGFAGRRVIENTINETLPESFQKSEFLLEKGFIDSIVERKNMRAYLYKILILHGVNKYE from the coding sequence ATGCTTAAGGATTTATTTAAAAAAAGTAAATATGCAACGGTTAATCCATCAGCATATAAAAGTAAAGTAGTAGAAGAGAAGCCTAATATTCCATCTGGAATGTGGACTAAATGTAGTAATTGTAATAGCATGATTTACTATGAGGATTTAGAAAACAACAAATATGTATGTACTAAGTGCAATCAACACTTTAGGATATCACCTAAGGAAAGAATAAAGCAGATATTTGATAAAGATACTTTTAAAGAAATGTGGAAATCATTAAAAACAAATAATCCTATTGACTTTGAAGACTATGAAGAGAAAATAAATAAATCTCAAAGCAATACTGGAAGTAAAGAGGCAGTAGTTACTGGAGTAGGTAGAATAAATGATTTGGAAGTAGCTTGTGCAATAATGGATAGCTTCTTTATGATGGGAAGCATGGGGACTGTTGTTGGTGAAAAAATTACTAGAATAGTAGAATATGCTACAGAAAATAATCTTCCTATTTTGATTTTTACAGCTTCAGGTGGAGCAAGAATGCAAGAAGGTATTTTTTCGCTTATGCAAATGGCAAAAATAAGTGCTGCTCTTGCAAGGCATGATGAAAAAGGGCTATTATATATAACAATATTAACTGATCCAACTACTGGAGGAGTAACAGCAAGTTTTGCTATGGAAGGCGATATTATATTAAGCGAGCCCAATACTTTAGTTGGATTTGCAGGTAGAAGAGTTATAGAAAATACAATAAATGAAACTCTTCCAGAATCATTTCAAAAATCAGAATTTCTTCTTGAAAAAGGATTCATAGATAGCATTGTAGAAAGAAAAAATATGAGAGCTTATTTATATAAGATTCTTATTTTACATGGAGTGAATAAGTATGAATAA
- a CDS encoding acetyl-CoA carboxylase carboxyltransferase subunit alpha, with translation MNKEFIKSIVVSSPWEKVEIARHKDRPTGKYYIDNIFKDFIEFHGDRLFGDDKAIIGGIASFEDISVTVIAITKGANTNENIERNFGMPNPEGYRKALRLMKQAEKFNRPVICFIDTPGAFCGVGAEERGQGSAIANNLFELSRLKTPIISIVIGEGGSGGALALTVADKILMLENAVYSILSPEGFASILWKDSKRVKEAANVMKITAQDLNEFGIIDTVIKEPRGGAHKNPQKQVTLIKKEIMNAMNEMKNIETNQMINERYDKFRKIGTLE, from the coding sequence ATGAATAAAGAGTTTATAAAATCAATAGTAGTATCAAGCCCTTGGGAAAAGGTTGAAATAGCTAGGCATAAAGATAGACCTACAGGAAAATATTATATAGATAATATTTTTAAAGATTTTATAGAATTCCATGGAGATAGATTATTTGGTGATGATAAAGCTATAATTGGTGGAATAGCATCATTTGAAGATATTAGCGTTACAGTAATAGCAATAACAAAGGGAGCTAATACAAATGAAAATATAGAAAGAAATTTTGGAATGCCAAATCCAGAGGGATATAGAAAAGCATTAAGACTTATGAAACAAGCAGAAAAGTTTAATAGACCTGTTATTTGTTTCATAGATACTCCAGGAGCCTTTTGTGGAGTTGGAGCAGAAGAAAGAGGTCAAGGTAGTGCTATTGCAAATAATTTATTCGAACTTAGTAGATTGAAAACTCCTATAATTTCTATAGTTATTGGAGAAGGGGGAAGTGGAGGAGCTTTAGCATTAACAGTAGCAGATAAAATACTTATGTTAGAGAATGCAGTTTATTCAATACTTTCACCAGAAGGGTTTGCATCTATATTATGGAAAGATAGCAAAAGAGTAAAAGAAGCAGCAAATGTTATGAAAATAACAGCACAAGATTTAAATGAGTTTGGGATTATAGATACGGTAATAAAAGAACCAAGAGGTGGAGCACATAAAAATCCACAAAAACAAGTAACGCTCATAAAAAAAGAAATTATGAATGCAATGAATGAAATGAAAAACATTGAAACAAATCAAATGATAAATGAACGTTATGATAAATTTAGAAAAATAGGAACTTTAGAGTAA
- a CDS encoding DUF4003 family protein: MDVDLKSKVDIFKDYYKDISRTLIFDNNKVKVLESLLYIINKNEVDKSELKSIRRYISKSELNSVFNGNVKKAMSAFLCSNFQYENIVKDTIIIYDNLVNKGFKKDKYLELLSFIITLRFHKKEYDNILNNMLKAKTEIKSKIQGIDEFKLMNICFINLSMFSREYDQLVRKYLKIYFKLLRKNFDKKEAFFIVLAMINLDEIDYTSYINNVIEIKSHLNNTKMEIKEEHYLLLGLSSLIIENNSEFVNNISEVYNELCEKRAIKKDQLVLVSITLVLYEYIEIISEDDEDLFTENEINIVKKLIEYLTVLLI; this comes from the coding sequence ATGGATGTTGATCTGAAAAGTAAGGTAGATATATTTAAAGATTATTATAAAGATATAAGCAGAACATTAATATTTGATAATAATAAAGTTAAAGTATTAGAAAGCTTACTCTATATAATAAATAAGAATGAAGTAGATAAAAGTGAATTAAAAAGTATTAGAAGATACATAAGTAAAAGTGAACTAAATAGTGTATTTAATGGAAATGTTAAAAAAGCAATGTCAGCTTTTTTATGTTCAAATTTTCAATATGAAAATATAGTTAAAGATACAATTATAATATATGATAATTTAGTTAATAAAGGTTTTAAAAAGGACAAGTACTTAGAGCTTTTATCGTTTATTATTACTTTAAGATTTCATAAAAAAGAATATGATAATATATTAAATAATATGTTAAAGGCAAAAACTGAAATAAAAAGCAAAATACAAGGAATAGATGAATTTAAATTAATGAATATATGTTTTATAAATTTATCAATGTTTTCTAGAGAGTATGATCAATTAGTTAGAAAGTATTTAAAAATATATTTTAAATTACTTAGGAAAAACTTTGATAAAAAAGAAGCTTTTTTTATTGTGCTTGCCATGATAAATTTAGATGAGATAGATTATACTAGTTATATAAATAATGTTATAGAGATAAAGTCACATTTAAACAATACTAAAATGGAAATAAAAGAAGAGCATTATTTATTGTTAGGTTTATCTTCATTAATAATTGAAAATAATAGTGAATTCGTTAATAATATTAGTGAAGTATATAATGAATTATGTGAAAAAAGAGCTATAAAAAAAGATCAGCTTGTATTAGTATCTATTACATTAGTATTATATGAATACATTGAAATTATTTCAGAAGATGATGAGGATTTGTTTACTGAAAATGAAATAAACATAGTTAAGAAGTTAATAGAATATCTAACTGTATTGTTAATATAA
- a CDS encoding HutP family protein: MESNSTRVAKIATKMAICDRFEEDDLKKIYNKEGIKVTAVNIGGNINSSISKILESALVASKRNGLIREEHLHEGAVIGATRDAIIQVSNRANAQNVGGKIGIARGGEHISVCIFLSIGLLHLDEVVIGIGHRAIPE, encoded by the coding sequence ATGGAGAGTAATAGCACAAGGGTTGCTAAAATAGCAACTAAAATGGCTATATGTGATAGATTTGAGGAAGATGATTTAAAAAAGATATATAACAAAGAAGGTATAAAAGTTACAGCAGTAAATATAGGTGGAAATATTAATTCATCAATATCTAAGATATTAGAAAGTGCACTAGTTGCATCAAAAAGAAATGGTCTCATAAGAGAAGAACATTTACATGAAGGTGCAGTAATAGGAGCGACTAGAGATGCTATAATACAAGTTTCTAATAGAGCTAATGCACAAAATGTAGGTGGAAAGATTGGAATCGCTAGAGGTGGAGAACACATTTCTGTATGTATATTCTTAAGTATTGGATTGCTTCATTTAGATGAAGTTGTTATAGGTATAGGACACAGGGCTATACCAGAATAA
- a CDS encoding SDR family NAD(P)-dependent oxidoreductase encodes MNKELINQVAIVTGGNTGIGRAVSEELAERGAKVMILARNEEKNEETKKAIVAKGGYAESYRVDVSNKEPVDDAIKSIYEKHGKIDILVCNAGNSTPLNYLTKMPMEDIEAIINTHVYGAIYCVKACGEKMKERKYGRIVIMSSLGAYHGVTGNAHYCLAKEGLVAMAQSLAKEFGRYGITVNSIQPGSINTSMSSQLLQVAKDKIVSETPVARIGEPEDIAYATAFYCSPRASFITGDTMRVDGGYIIESGMDRLILSMIDPELN; translated from the coding sequence ATGAACAAAGAATTAATTAATCAAGTTGCGATTGTTACAGGAGGGAACACTGGAATAGGTAGAGCTGTCAGTGAAGAACTAGCTGAAAGAGGCGCTAAAGTTATGATTTTAGCTAGAAATGAAGAAAAAAACGAAGAAACAAAGAAAGCTATTGTGGCAAAAGGGGGATATGCTGAATCATATAGAGTAGATGTATCTAATAAAGAGCCTGTGGATGATGCTATCAAAAGTATTTATGAGAAACATGGTAAAATAGATATATTAGTTTGCAATGCAGGAAACTCAACACCTTTAAATTATCTTACTAAAATGCCAATGGAAGATATAGAAGCTATTATAAATACACACGTTTATGGAGCTATCTATTGTGTAAAGGCATGCGGAGAAAAAATGAAAGAAAGGAAATATGGAAGAATTGTAATAATGTCATCACTTGGAGCTTATCATGGGGTTACGGGAAATGCACATTATTGTTTAGCTAAAGAAGGCTTGGTTGCTATGGCACAAAGCTTAGCTAAAGAATTTGGACGATATGGAATAACAGTTAATTCAATTCAACCAGGATCTATTAATACTTCTATGAGTTCTCAATTATTACAAGTAGCTAAGGATAAGATTGTGAGTGAAACACCAGTTGCAAGAATAGGGGAACCAGAAGATATTGCTTATGCTACAGCATTTTATTGTAGCCCAAGAGCAAGTTTTATAACAGGAGATACAATGCGAGTTGATGGTGGATACATTATTGAAAGTGGAATGGATAGATTAATATTAAGCATGATTGATCCTGAATTAAATTAA